Proteins encoded in a region of the Nicotiana tomentosiformis chromosome 9, ASM39032v3, whole genome shotgun sequence genome:
- the LOC104091834 gene encoding LRR receptor-like serine/threonine-protein kinase GSO1, with the protein MEKAFTSFISTLLLLYYVMATSAMTHTNISTDQLALLSLKSQIISDPFHFFDENWFSTTSVCHWVGVICGSRHHRVKSLNLSNMALMGRIPKDFGNLTFLVTLDLGSNNFYGKLPQEMARLRRLRFLDLSINNFSGEVPSWFGVLNQLQVVTLSNNSFIGSIPSSFSNLSKLETLSLRSNSLDGQIPKEIGNVENLKILDLTRNKLIGSIPVSLSNASMLETLVLSRNFLQGNIPEGIGNLQNLNILAIENNRLTGSIPMSVFNISKLEVIAFSNNSISGSLPNGLCSRLPILKGLYLSQNKLRGQMPTSLSNYSELQMLSLSGNEFDGAIHREIGSLRNLQVLYLGSNHFTGIIPQEIENLVNLVDLGMEKNQITGSVPISIFNTSSLQLLALWKNNLNGSLSQEIGNLTKLQVLDLEKNMFTGEIPKEISNLVDLEELSLGENSFSGLLQMMIFNTSGLRIINLADNDISGTLPSNIGSILPNIERLYLGELANLVGTIPHSICNCSKLTILELSSNKLSGFIPNSLGCLTHLQYLNLQENNLTCDSSLSFLTSLTNCRNLTILSLNWNPLNGMLPLSIGNLSTSLTIFLASSCKFKGRIPNEVGNLSSLFDFDISGNDLVGSIPTSIGSLRNLQRLFLNDNKLTGFIGDNLCKLPRLGSIHLSQNHLSGSLPNCLGNTSLREICLGSNKLSSNVPTSLGNLKDLIVLDLSSNNMGGSLPPEIGNLKALIHMDMSMNQFSNSIPREIGSLQNLVNLSLRHNKLHGSIPDSMSNMVGLELLDLSHNNISGTIPKSFEKFQYLKYFNVSYNKLYGEIPSGGPFKNLSSQFFLFNEALCGSKGFSVPPCPTSSKHGSNRNRMLLLFLPLGIARVYVPITFVLVWIRYRKGKRAPQQTDSLSIATRGRISYYELLQATDALSESNLIGSGSFGSVYKGILRSRTPIAVKVFNMQLEEAFKSFDTECEVLCNLRHRNLMKVITSCSNLDFKALVLEYMPNGSLDKWLYSHNYFLDIMQKLNIMIDAACALEYLHHGCSLRFTVI; encoded by the exons ATGGAGAAAGCATTCACCTCTTTTATCTCAACACTCTTGTTGCTTTACTATGTTATGGCTACTTCAGCCATGACTCATACCAACATTAGCACTGATCAATTAGCTCTTCTttctttaaaatcccaaatcattTCAGACCCTTTTCACTTCTTTGATGAAAACTGGTTTTCAACTACTTCTGTTTGCCATTGGGTTGGAGTCATTTGTGGTTCTCGCCATCACAGAGTTAAGTCGTTGAATCTTTCCAACATGGCTCTTATGGGCAGAATTCCAAAAGATTTTGGAAACCTCACATTTCTTGTTACTCTTGACTTGGGAAGCAACAATTTCTATGGAAAATTGCCTCAAGAAATGGCACGTTTGCGTCGACTAAGGTTTCTTGATTTAAGTATTAACAACTTCAGCGGGGAGGTTCCTTCTTGGTTTGGGGTTTTAAACCAACTTCAAGTTGTAACTCTTAGCAATAATAGTTTCATTGGATCCATCCCTTCTTCATTTTCTAATCTTTCAAAACTCGAAACTTTGAGTTTGAGATCCAACTCCTTAGATGGTCAAATCCCAAAAGAGATTGGAaatgttgaaaatttgaagattttaGACTTGACCAGAAACAAACTCATAGGTTCTATCCCTGTGTCACTCTCGAATGCCTCAATGTTGGAGACTTTAGTACTCTCTCGCAATTTCCTTCAAGGAAACATCCCAGAAGGGATCGGCAATCTTCAAAACCTGAACATTTTGGCCATAGAAAATAATCGGCTTACAGGTTCTATACCTATGTCAGTTTtcaacatttctaaacttgaagTGATTGCATTTTCAAACAATAGCATATCAGGAAGTCTTCCCAATGGTTTATGCAGTCGTCTCCCAATACTCAAAGGGCTTTATCTATCCCAAAACAAGCTTCGTGGTCAAATGCCTACAAGCTTATCAAATTATTCAGAACTACAAATGTTGTCTTTATCAGGAAATGAGTTTGATGGAGCAATACATAGAGAAATTGGAAGTCTACGTAATTTGCAGGTCTTGTATCTAGGATCTAACCATTTCACAG GGATAATTCCACAGGAAATCGAAAATCTTGTTAATTTGGTGGATTTAGGCATGGAGAAAAACCAGATTACCGGATCTGTTCCAATCTCCATATTCAATACCTCCTCATTGCAACTTTTGGCACTATGGAAGAACAATCTCAATGGATCCTTATCACAAGAGATTGGCAACTTAACCAAGCTGCAGGTTCTAGATCTTGAGAAAAATATGTTTACTG GTGAAATACCCAAAGAGATAAGCAATCTCGTTGACTTGGAGGAATTAAGTCTAGGGGAAAACAGTTTTAGTGGCTTACTTCAAATGATGATTTTCAACACATCAGGGTTAAGAATTATTAATCTTGCAGACAATGATATATCAGGAACCCTCCCATCAAACATAGGTTCGATCTTACCTAATATTGAACGTCTTTATCTGGGTGAATTGGCCAATCTTGTTGGGACTATTCCTCATTCAATCTGCAATTGTTCAAAACTTACTATTTTAGAGCTTTCTAGCAATAAACTCAGTGGCTTTATTCCCAACTCTCTTGGATGTTTGACTCATCTACAGTACTTAAACTTGCAGGAAAACAATTTGACTTGCGACTCATCGCTAAGCTTCCTCACTTCCTTAACCAATTGTAGAAATTTGACAATTCTTTCTCTAAATTGGAACCCTCTAAATGGTATGCTTCCACTTTCCATAGGTAACCTTTCCACATCTCTTACAATATTTTTGGCCAGCAGTTGCAAATTTAAAGGGAGAATTCCAAATGAAGTTGGGAACTTAAGCAGCTTATTTGACTTTGATATTTCTGGAAATGACTTGGTTGGATCAATTCCCACATCAATTGGCAGCTTGAGAAACCTTCAACGCTTGTTCTTGAATGACAACAAACTTACAGGATTTATTGGTGATAACCTCTGTAAATTGCCGCGATTGGGTAGCATACACTTGAGCCAAAATCACCTTTCAGGATCACTTCCTAATTGTTTAGGGAACACTTCCCTTAGGGAGATATGTCTGGGTTCTAATAAATTAAGTTCCAATGTACCAACAAGCTTAGGGAACCTTAAGGATCTAATAGTTCTTGACTTATCGTCAAATAACATGGGCGGTTCTTTACCTCCAGAAATTGGAAATCTAAAGGCTTTGATACATATGGATATGTCAATGAATCAATTTTCAAATAGCATTCCTAGAGAAATCGGAAGCTTGCAAAATCTGGTGAACCTTTCTTTGAGACACAACAAGTTGCACGGATCTATACCTGACTCAATGAGCAATATGGTAGGTTTAGAACTCCTAGACCTTTCTCATAATAATATATCAGGAACCATTCCTAAGTCTTTTGAGAAATTTCAATACCTGAAGTATTTCAATGTCTCTTATAACAAGTTGTATGGTGAAATCCCCTCTGGGGGTCCTTTCAAGAACCTCTCAAGTCAGTTTTTTCTCTTCAACGAAGCTTTATGTGGTTCGAAAGGATTTAGTGTCCCGCCATGCCCCACTTCTTCAAAGCATGGATCAAATAGGAACAGAATGCTACTTCTATTTCTTCCACTGGGAATTGCACGGGTATATGTTCCTATTACTTTTGTGCTTGTATGGATAAGGTATAGAAAAGGTAAAAGAGCTCCTCAACAAACTGATTCATTGTCTATTGCAACAAGAGGAAGAATTTCATATTATGAACTGCTCCAAGCAACCGATGCGCTTAGCGAGAGTAATCTGATTGGTTCTGGGAGTTTTGGCTCTGTCTATAAAGGCATTCTCAGAAGTAGGACTCCTATTGCAGTTAAGGTGTTCAATATGCAATTGGAAGAGGCATTTAAGAGTTTTGATACAGAATGTGAAGTTTTGTGCAACCTCCGCCATAGGAATCTCATGAAAGTCATCACTAGTTGTTCCAACCTTGATTTTAAGGCTTTAGTACTAGAGTACATGCCCAATGGAAGCCTCGATAAGTGGTTGTATTCACACAACTACTTCTTAGACATTATGCAGAAACTGAACATAATGATAGACGCAGCATGTGCATTGGAATATCTCCATCATGGGTGCTCATTGCGATTCACTGTGATCTGA